A genomic segment from Sander vitreus isolate 19-12246 chromosome 3, sanVit1, whole genome shotgun sequence encodes:
- the ypel2b gene encoding protein yippee-like 2: MVRMTRSKTFQAYLPSCHRTYSCIHCRAHLANHDELISKSFQGSQGRAYLFNSVVNVGCGPAEERVLLTGLHAVADIYCENCKTTLGWKYEHAFESSQKYKEGKFIIELAHMIKDNGWD; this comes from the exons ATGGTCAGAATGACACGCTCCAAGACCTTCCAGGCATACCTGCCGAGCTGTCACCGAACGTACAGCTGCATCCACTGCCGAGCTCATCTGGCCAACCACGACGAGCTCATCTCCAAG TCCTTTCAGGGCAGCCAAGGCAGAGCCTACCTGTTCAACTCAGT ggtgAACGTCGGGTGTGGCCCTGCAGAGGAGAGAGTTCTGCTCACAGGCCTGCATGCTGTCGCAGATATCTACTGTGAGAACTGCAAGACCACCCTGGGCTGGAAATAC GAACATGCCTTTGAGAGCAGTCAGAAGTATAAAGAGGGCAAGTTCATCATCGAGCTGGCCCACATGATCAAGGACAACGGCTGGGACTGA